A stretch of Orientia tsutsugamushi DNA encodes these proteins:
- the traN gene encoding conjugal transfer protein TraN: MRLLSILTLITLNISCCLASMQSSYNEASNYNVNLGNSSNTQELFHQGSNVNYPNNDEDLTYHGRNQLGTESGAMLFQAENSKNNALTQHNINDQNYMIANSMRIESDPLSTLDSSNFVTQTSTTNTEIIQSCTEGSKFNIELTRELNVECRLENVWLPWQTRQMEFATEEIKENHSNWLNSRSDVYDDESGAQIYCLADDPEAIVKQMKLAIANRLGVSIHHIGRNFLLHEINEICTLRYDYRDKTQELREVAEYWKVLNPELEQLTESNECYEVNRINYDGGDRVFFDKFKVNRPYWKQKIVFSCTSDPKDGCKHLKIQNCELKNSTCQKSVANICLLWQHDYSCSTEKQTMLHSSLRNNSIFCLGGNCNTPTIIPNRDIAKVAHLAMLNQMSKDIKTNPVSVFSGKHRKCKKDIFSFLNCCSSMTGWGRDIGLSQCKSKEQELALYRKKGYCYYIGTYCSSRIPILGICLARKSTYCCFQSKLARIFQEEARKQLKIDFGTPECPNCRGLTVKELQKVDFTKINMDELFGDILTKAQNSMNKDIIAGIKDKVHRMQQSRH; encoded by the coding sequence ATGAGATTATTATCTATATTAACTTTAATAACGCTCAATATTAGCTGTTGTTTAGCTTCAATGCAAAGCAGTTATAATGAAGCTAGCAACTATAATGTAAATCTTGGAAATTCTTCAAATACACAAGAATTATTTCATCAAGGTAGTAATGTCAATTATCCTAATAATGATGAGGATTTAACCTATCATGGCCGTAATCAGCTTGGTACAGAAAGTGGAGCAATGTTATTTCAAGCTGAAAACAGTAAAAACAATGCCTTAACTCAACATAATATCAACGATCAAAATTATATGATAGCTAATTCAATGAGAATTGAATCTGATCCTTTAAGTACCCTTGATAGCAGTAACTTCGTAACTCAGACAAGTACAACTAATACTGAAATTATTCAAAGTTGTACTGAAGGCAGTAAGTTCAATATTGAACTTACTCGAGAATTAAACGTTGAGTGCAGATTAGAGAATGTATGGCTTCCATGGCAAACCCGGCAAATGGAATTTGCAACAGAAGAAATAAAGGAGAATCATAGTAATTGGCTTAATAGTCGTAGCGATGTCTATGATGATGAATCAGGTGCGCAAATATACTGCCTAGCAGATGATCCCGAAGCAATTGTAAAACAAATGAAATTGGCTATTGCTAATAGGCTTGGTGTATCTATACATCATATTGGTAGAAATTTTTTATTACATGAAATAAATGAAATATGTACACTTCGCTATGACTACAGAGATAAGACTCAAGAACTAAGGGAAGTAGCAGAATATTGGAAAGTTTTAAACCCTGAACTTGAGCAATTAACAGAAAGTAACGAATGCTATGAGGTCAATAGAATCAACTATGATGGTGGTGATAGAGTATTTTTTGACAAGTTTAAAGTCAATCGTCCATATTGGAAACAAAAGATTGTTTTTTCTTGTACTAGCGATCCAAAAGATGGTTGCAAACACCTTAAAATTCAAAATTGCGAATTAAAAAATAGCACTTGCCAAAAATCAGTAGCAAATATTTGTTTACTATGGCAGCACGATTACAGCTGTTCAACTGAGAAGCAAACAATGCTACACTCATCGTTGCGTAATAACTCGATCTTTTGTTTAGGAGGTAATTGTAACACTCCGACTATTATACCAAACAGGGATATAGCTAAAGTAGCTCATCTAGCAATGCTAAATCAGATGAGCAAGGACATTAAAACAAATCCCGTTTCTGTATTTTCAGGAAAACATCGCAAATGCAAAAAAGATATATTTAGTTTTTTGAATTGCTGTTCTTCAATGACTGGCTGGGGGCGTGATATAGGCTTATCGCAATGTAAATCTAAGGAACAAGAATTAGCTCTATATAGAAAAAAAGGTTACTGCTACTATATTGGAACCTACTGTTCTTCAAGAATTCCGATATTAGGTATTTGCTTAGCCAGAAAGTCTACTTATTGCTGCTTTCAGTCGAAACTTGCTAGAATTTTTCAGGAAGAAGCAAGAAAACAGCTAAAAATAGACTTTGGAACACCTGAATGTCCAAATTGTAGAGGCCTTACTGTTAAGGAATTACAAAAAGTTGATTTCACTAAAATCAATATGGATGAACTATTTGGCGATATACTCACTAAGGC
- the trbC gene encoding type-F conjugative transfer system pilin assembly protein TrbC translates to MVIRVMMLMVLLFVNNANAFFLDKQKTFIFVSFSMSDEALKSYFAESQKAGAQLIMRGLINNSFTQTKNKTMELGISFDIDPSLFEQYKIDVVPVIVIDDKKRGLTKKLTGHIPLAIAIEIMNENTQ, encoded by the coding sequence ATGGTTATACGAGTAATGATGTTGATGGTTTTATTATTTGTTAATAATGCTAATGCTTTTTTTTTGGACAAGCAAAAAACTTTTATTTTTGTCTCATTTTCAATGAGTGATGAGGCTTTAAAAAGCTATTTTGCTGAATCTCAAAAGGCTGGAGCTCAATTGATTATGCGTGGGTTAATTAATAACTCATTTACACAAACAAAGAATAAAACTATGGAGCTTGGTATTAGCTTCGATATAGATCCTAGCTTGTTTGAACAATATAAAATTGATGTTGTACCAGTAATAGTAATAGATGATAAAAAAAGAGGATTAACCAAGAAATTAACTGGCCATATTCCTTTAGCAATAGCAATAGAAATTATGAATGAGAATACTCAATGA
- a CDS encoding ankyrin repeat domain-containing protein, giving the protein MNNYLQLRARLLYATARNIFSSTNKHPLPYAAKKGHIDVVKYLVDHGVNPNTQNVWHNTALHISSQRGNLHIVKFLLASNANPNLQNESKNTALHYSVEKGDIHITNILLNHKANITIQNSFNHTPFKRCWMKYIENSEQNLEMMRLLITHIVKIERANLVDTNSPGFLQNKELISESEELNGLKQQCHKEIEEMKSIYVSKNDLSFFDIFVLKKDMNILARCVNNPDIVRHQNKFSMYSPFIEKSIEEGKARAKLLQGAAESMDEIFESNQDASQKSQTSWSHLPPEVRLMILENLGNDDLTKLQHNEEAAAEAEAQVEGAYAIYEGE; this is encoded by the coding sequence ATGAATAATTATTTACAGCTTCGTGCCCGCTTGCTATATGCTACTGCAAGGAATATCTTTAGTTCTACAAATAAGCATCCTTTACCTTATGCTGCTAAAAAAGGACACATAGATGTAGTAAAATATTTGGTAGACCATGGTGTCAATCCAAATACACAAAATGTCTGGCACAATACTGCGTTACATATTTCTTCTCAGAGAGGCAACTTACATATAGTAAAATTTTTGCTAGCTAGTAATGCTAATCCAAATCTACAAAATGAATCTAAAAATACTGCTTTACATTATTCTGTTGAAAAAGGCGACATACATATAACAAATATTCTGTTAAATCATAAAGCTAATATCACTATACAAAACAGCTTTAATCATACTCCTTTTAAAAGATGTTGGATGAAATATATTGAAAATTCAGAGCAGAATTTAGAAATGATGAGATTATTGATTACTCATATAGTTAAGATAGAACGTGCTAACTTAGTAGATACTAATTCACCAGGTTTTTTACAAAATAAAGAGCTTATTAGTGAATCAGAAGAGCTAAATGGACTCAAACAGCAATGTCATAAAGAAATAGAAGAAATGAAGTCTATTTATGTTAGCAAAAATGACTTATCTTTTTTTGATATATTTGTTCTGAAAAAAGACATGAATATACTAGCAAGATGTGTAAATAATCCTGATATCGTAAGGCATCAGAATAAATTTTCCATGTATTCTCCCTTTATTGAAAAATCTATTGAAGAAGGGAAAGCAAGAGCTAAGCTGCTACAAGGAGCAGCTGAATCAATGGATGAGATATTTGAATCCAATCAGGATGCTTCTCAAAAAAGTCAGACATCTTGGTCTCATTTGCCACCAGAAGTAAGGCTTATGATATTAGAGAATTTAGGTAATGACGATTTAACAAAACTTCAACACAATGAGGAAGCAGCAGCTGAGGCTGAAGCTCAAGTTGAAGGAGCATATGCTATATATGAGGGAGAGTAG
- a CDS encoding peroxiredoxin: protein MKNLTINDDAPDFNMITTSNSIINLGHYEGKNLVLYFYPKDNTPGCTIEAQKFNEAISEFNKLNTIILGVSKDNIASHQKFKDKLCLKFELGYDETG from the coding sequence ATGAAAAATTTAACAATTAATGATGATGCCCCAGACTTTAATATGATTACTACTAGTAATTCAATTATAAATTTAGGTCATTATGAAGGTAAAAATTTAGTACTATACTTTTATCCAAAAGATAATACTCCTGGGTGTACAATTGAAGCACAGAAATTTAATGAAGCTATTTCTGAATTCAATAAATTAAACACGATAATTCTTGGTGTATCCAAAGATAATATTGCTTCACATCAAAAATTTAAAGATAAGCTCTGTTTAAAATTTGAGTTAGGATATGATGAAACTGGTTAA
- a CDS encoding tyrosine-type recombinase/integrase, with protein MNNYLKNLHDIHVSNIRKEDIYKIFNNANKGGKYSANKTLKLINAILNIAVELELIEKNPANGIKIHKMQAGDRYITLEEMPRFLAAVEEDKNPYLKYFVYISLYTAARRNNVLSMCWENIRLEEGVWYIRETKNGESQTVPLINLLIKKLKQYPYSSESEWVFPGQRGNSGHLTSINVAWKRVCKRAGLKNLRIHDLRRTVGSWMAKFGIPIAVISKLLNHNDHQSTKFYIHLNTDVVRDAIQKFANEIAKCANLRD; from the coding sequence ATGAATAATTATTTAAAAAACTTGCACGATATTCATGTTTCTAATATTCGAAAAGAAGATATTTATAAGATATTTAATAATGCAAATAAAGGTGGTAAATATTCAGCAAATAAAACGCTTAAGTTAATAAATGCAATATTGAACATAGCAGTAGAATTAGAATTAATAGAAAAAAATCCAGCTAATGGAATAAAAATTCATAAAATGCAAGCAGGAGATAGATATATAACTCTAGAAGAGATGCCAAGATTCTTAGCAGCAGTTGAAGAAGATAAGAATCCATACTTAAAATATTTTGTCTATATAAGTTTATATACTGCAGCTCGTAGAAATAATGTATTATCAATGTGTTGGGAAAATATAAGACTGGAAGAAGGAGTGTGGTATATACGAGAGACTAAGAATGGAGAATCGCAAACAGTGCCATTAATAAATTTACTAATAAAAAAATTAAAACAGTATCCATATTCATCAGAAAGTGAGTGGGTATTTCCTGGACAAAGAGGAAATAGCGGACATTTAACGAGCATAAATGTAGCATGGAAAAGAGTTTGTAAAAGAGCTGGATTAAAAAATTTAAGGATACACGATCTTAGAAGAACTGTTGGTAGTTGGATGGCAAAATTTGGAATACCAATAGCTGTAATTAGCAAATTGTTAAATCATAATGACCATCAATCAACAAAATTTTATATACATCTTAATACAGATGTTGTACGAGATGCAATACAAAAATTTGCTAACGAAATTGCTAAGTGCGCCAATTTACGAGACTAA
- a CDS encoding Arm DNA-binding domain-containing protein, which yields MVVILYFTQIAISKIKPPKEKRDVYRDTKDKGLFLEVLYGETKTLYLGITIKGVYRKIKLWNFPNISVNYARKKR from the coding sequence ATGGTAGTGATATTATATTTTACACAAATAGCTATAAGTAAAATAAAGCCCCCAAAAGAAAAAAGAGATGTATACAGAGATACTAAAGACAAAGGTTTATTTCTAGAAGTATTGTATGGAGAAACTAAAACACTTTATTTAGGGATAACAATTAAAGGAGTATATAGAAAAATTAAGTTATGGAATTTTCCAAATATATCTGTTAATTATGCTAGAAAAAAACGCTGA
- a CDS encoding tyrosine-type recombinase/integrase has translation MKEIRFEEKIWHIPKKTKSKSGKTLYIGLADALITILKYLKQETNSEWVLLSPRDNSKHWSNEAIQCAWDKIRKKAGIPNVTIHDLRRTFATWSINNGEELQTIAEMLGHSGISTAEIYTKISVDKVKAATNKVVNNILTIDNANTELDKIIPENTTYKQNWSSKADSISMKIYIGLA, from the coding sequence GTGAAAGAGATAAGATTTGAAGAGAAAATATGGCATATACCAAAAAAAACTAAGAGTAAAAGTGGAAAGACACTATATATAGGATTAGCTGATGCATTAATAACAATATTGAAATACCTAAAGCAAGAAACAAATAGTGAATGGGTATTGCTAAGTCCAAGAGATAATAGCAAACACTGGTCAAATGAGGCAATACAATGTGCATGGGATAAAATTCGCAAAAAAGCTGGAATACCGAATGTAACAATACATGATCTTAGAAGAACGTTTGCAACTTGGTCGATAAATAATGGAGAAGAACTACAAACAATAGCTGAAATGTTAGGGCATAGTGGTATTTCAACAGCTGAAATTTATACTAAAATTAGTGTAGATAAGGTAAAAGCAGCTACAAATAAAGTTGTAAACAATATATTAACAATTGATAATGCTAATACTGAACTAGACAAGATAATACCTGAAAACACTACTTATAAGCAAAATTGGTCTTCTAAGGCAGATAGTATAAGTATGAAGATTTATATAGGTTTGGCATAA
- a CDS encoding DUF4102 domain-containing protein, with amino-acid sequence MPVILFNFTQSALNKIKVPTKEEKIIQFRDTKERNLLLIISYTGFRRFYLVINIGGIYYKIKIGTSPDLTVKESGRR; translated from the coding sequence ATGCCAGTAATATTATTTAACTTTACACAATCAGCATTAAATAAAATAAAAGTACCAACCAAAGAAGAAAAAATAATCCAGTTTAGAGATACAAAAGAAAGGAACCTACTTTTGATAATATCATATACTGGATTTAGAAGATTTTATTTAGTAATAAACATTGGTGGCATATATTATAAGATAAAAATAGGAACTTCACCAGATCTGACTGTAAAAGAGTCTGGAAGAAGGTAA
- a CDS encoding NAD(P)H-dependent glycerol-3-phosphate dehydrogenase yields MKIAIIGAGAWGTAIAMLLARNNHIVTLYTRHLAYTQEINQLHTNKKYLPNIILPSIIKATSNFSDIVDHEIIIIVTPSDQVRATIENLKQHGISNNAIIGIASKGLDHNQSKLLSDVVKDYLANNPLFIIAGPNLANEVAQGLPCALTIAAIQKEVRFNISTLFHSPNVITSTTEDIITIQVASAFKNIIAIIAGIIIAKQYGQNCKASIITQGIKEIVAFARAAGSTNPDISEFGVIGDLILTSYAITSRNTKFGYDLGQHEYYTDLSNNTNPNLIEGIKAAKILYPLTVKLNLNCHIIDCAYSILHNGSKISSAIECMLKKINHETK; encoded by the coding sequence ATGAAAATCGCAATAATAGGAGCTGGAGCTTGGGGAACAGCGATAGCTATGCTTCTAGCTCGTAATAATCACATAGTAACATTATATACTAGACACTTAGCTTATACTCAAGAAATCAATCAGCTGCATACTAATAAAAAATACCTACCTAATATCATATTACCAAGTATTATTAAGGCTACTAGCAACTTTTCTGATATTGTTGATCATGAAATAATCATTATTGTTACACCATCAGATCAAGTAAGAGCTACTATTGAAAATTTAAAGCAACATGGCATCTCTAATAATGCCATTATTGGAATTGCATCCAAAGGATTAGATCATAATCAATCTAAACTATTAAGTGACGTAGTAAAAGATTATTTAGCAAATAATCCTTTATTCATCATAGCTGGACCAAATTTAGCAAATGAGGTAGCCCAAGGTTTGCCATGCGCTCTGACAATTGCTGCTATTCAAAAAGAAGTGCGATTCAACATTTCTACATTATTTCATAGCCCTAATGTTATAACTAGTACTACTGAAGATATTATTACTATTCAAGTTGCAAGCGCATTTAAAAATATCATTGCTATCATTGCTGGTATTATTATTGCTAAACAATATGGTCAAAACTGTAAAGCATCTATTATCACTCAAGGAATAAAGGAAATTGTGGCATTTGCTAGAGCAGCTGGCAGTACAAACCCAGATATTAGTGAATTTGGAGTAATAGGAGACCTAATATTAACTAGTTATGCCATTACTTCTCGTAATACAAAATTTGGTTATGATTTAGGGCAACATGAATACTATACTGATCTAAGCAATAATACTAATCCAAATTTAATAGAAGGAATTAAAGCAGCTAAAATCTTATATCCTCTAACAGTTAAACTAAACCTTAATTGTCATATTATTGACTGTGCTTATTCGATATTACATAATGGAAGCAAAATAAGCTCTGCTATAGAATGCATGTTAAAGAAAATTAATCATGAAACAAAGTAG
- the mtaB gene encoding tRNA (N(6)-L-threonylcarbamoyladenosine(37)-C(2))-methylthiotransferase MtaB: protein MNEDKISTSTYTNKVITFGCRLNAYESEIIKQNLKIANLDNVIVFNTCTVTQEAERQAKQAIRKAKRENPNIKIIVTGCAAQNNPGLFNQMPQVNKILGNEEKLYPEFYQFDENKIQVNDIMSIQETATHMISNFDGKTRAFIQVQNGCNHRCTFCIIPYVRGNSRSVPIGVITQQIKLLINQGYKEIVFTGVDLTSYGADLPGSPTLAQMIKRVLMLVPALPRLRLSSIDIAEIDQELFKLMTDEPRLMPHFHISLQAGDNMILKRMKRRHTREQIIEFCNKMRKILPDASFGADMIAGFPTETEIMFNNSLNLISETGIQYLHVFPYSERENTPASKMPQVQKHIRKKRAQLLRNEGKKQLQLFFQQQIGKIVKVLVEKEQFGHSENFIPTYIATRQTIGEIVNVKLTGIDNDHMTGTVVN, encoded by the coding sequence ATGAATGAAGATAAAATAAGTACTAGTACTTACACTAATAAGGTAATAACATTTGGTTGCCGCTTAAATGCATATGAAAGTGAGATTATTAAACAGAATCTCAAAATTGCTAATCTTGATAATGTTATAGTATTTAATACTTGTACTGTAACACAAGAAGCTGAAAGGCAAGCTAAGCAAGCTATTAGAAAAGCAAAAAGAGAAAATCCTAACATTAAGATTATTGTTACTGGTTGCGCAGCTCAGAACAACCCTGGTCTCTTTAATCAAATGCCACAAGTGAATAAAATACTTGGTAACGAGGAAAAGCTGTATCCTGAATTTTATCAATTTGATGAAAATAAAATTCAAGTAAATGATATTATGTCAATTCAAGAAACTGCTACTCATATGATTAGCAATTTTGATGGTAAAACGAGAGCGTTTATACAGGTCCAAAATGGCTGTAACCATCGCTGTACATTTTGCATAATACCATATGTTCGAGGTAATAGTAGATCTGTACCAATTGGTGTAATAACTCAGCAGATTAAGCTTCTTATCAATCAAGGGTACAAGGAAATAGTTTTCACAGGAGTAGATTTAACTTCTTATGGAGCTGATTTGCCAGGATCTCCTACTTTAGCTCAAATGATTAAACGTGTTTTAATGCTAGTACCAGCTTTACCAAGATTGAGATTATCTTCAATAGATATAGCTGAAATAGATCAAGAATTATTTAAATTGATGACTGATGAACCACGGTTAATGCCACACTTTCATATTAGTTTGCAAGCAGGTGATAATATGATATTAAAACGTATGAAAAGACGTCACACTAGAGAACAAATAATAGAATTTTGCAACAAAATGCGCAAAATTCTTCCAGATGCATCATTTGGAGCTGATATGATAGCTGGCTTTCCTACTGAAACTGAAATTATGTTTAATAATAGCTTAAACTTGATTTCAGAAACTGGAATTCAATATTTACATGTTTTTCCTTATTCAGAAAGAGAAAATACTCCAGCTAGTAAAATGCCACAAGTGCAAAAACATATCAGAAAAAAAAGAGCTCAATTATTGCGTAATGAAGGAAAAAAACAACTACAACTATTTTTTCAACAACAAATAGGCAAGATAGTTAAAGTGTTAGTAGAAAAAGAACAATTTGGACACAGTGAAAATTTTATTCCTACTTATATTGCTACTAGGCAAACAATAGGCGAGATAGTAAATGTAAAATTAACAGGTATTGATAATGATCATATGACTGGAACAGTGGTTAATTAA
- the secF gene encoding protein translocase subunit SecF — protein MPVLPLELILSKINIDFVRFRKLNYVVSILLIIFSIASLLIFKLNLSTSFIGGINLEIKISPLQQLGSIRSALNNADLGKLSIHNFGAEDVFSIKIANKSQDNNSIGLITNKVKSILETQLNCKVTLRKTSFIGPQVSSYLVKSSIKALALALVGIAIYVWIRFKWQFGVGILVAIMHDAILSLGFMSISGLEFDFSSVAALLTVIGYSVNDSVIIYDRIRENMNKNNSSSKPIEDIINISISATLSRTILTVFTTLLANLALILFGGAAIKSFSILVFIGIIVGTYSSIFVSAPILMLFNIQHQKKR, from the coding sequence ATGCCGGTTTTACCACTCGAACTAATACTTAGTAAGATAAACATTGACTTTGTTAGATTCAGAAAGCTAAATTATGTAGTTTCAATTTTACTAATTATATTTAGTATAGCTAGCCTATTAATTTTTAAGCTTAACCTTAGCACTAGCTTTATTGGGGGAATAAATTTAGAGATTAAAATATCTCCTCTACAGCAACTAGGCTCAATTCGATCAGCTTTAAATAATGCAGATCTTGGAAAATTATCTATACATAATTTTGGAGCTGAAGATGTTTTCTCAATTAAAATAGCAAACAAATCTCAAGATAATAATAGTATTGGCTTAATAACTAACAAAGTAAAAAGCATTCTAGAAACACAACTCAATTGTAAAGTTACGTTAAGAAAAACCAGTTTTATTGGACCACAGGTAAGTAGCTATTTAGTTAAGTCTAGTATTAAAGCTTTAGCTCTAGCTCTTGTTGGAATCGCTATATATGTATGGATTCGTTTTAAATGGCAATTTGGTGTAGGTATATTAGTTGCAATTATGCATGATGCTATATTGTCTCTAGGATTTATGAGTATTAGTGGCCTTGAATTTGATTTTAGCAGTGTCGCAGCTTTACTGACAGTTATCGGTTATTCAGTAAATGATTCAGTTATTATATATGATCGTATTAGGGAAAATATGAATAAAAACAATAGTTCTAGTAAACCTATCGAAGATATAATCAATATCAGTATTAGTGCAACATTATCCAGAACTATATTAACTGTATTTACAACTTTGTTAGCAAATTTAGCACTAATATTATTTGGTGGAGCTGCTATTAAAAGTTTCAGTATTCTTGTATTTATTGGTATTATAGTTGGAACTTACTCATCAATATTTGTTTCAGCACCAATACTAATGCTGTTTAATATTCAACATCAAAAAAAGCGGTAG